The Rhizoctonia solani chromosome 4, complete sequence genome contains a region encoding:
- a CDS encoding glucose-6-phosphate isomerase → MPYTKDDKKVTLSTTARRDLILWATVLSWKASPNAEPARERLFVRRKLSLMEGQSTNARSHFAVRGGIPIAFPFFGPPSKPEHQKMGQHGFARSTVWKWDSVVMDNETGVAVRLVLEPTPKIKEVFPHPFHLAYVVTLTAHQLSTDLHVTNTGNDPLTYQALLHTYFEADAATCTNYAESVETRDEVPVKEYTDAVYKNGGGKYIGKWAGGGVEVKAVGFKDVVVWNPQAEAGSKIADLHEGAWDNYVCIEPGAASYWETLAPGASWIGGQTLSAL, encoded by the exons ATGCCTTACACCAAAGACGACAAAAAGGTTACGCTATCGACGACTGCG CGTCGAGATCTTATTTTATGGGCAACTGTCCTATCCTGGAAAGCGTCTCCCAATGCCGAACCTGCTAGAGAGAGGCTATTCGTTCGAAGAAAGCTGTCCTTGATGGAAG GACAATCAACCAACGCTCGTTCACATTTCGCA GTTCGAGGAGGCATTCCCATCGCATTCCCATTTTTTGGGCCTCCAAGTAAACCAGAGCACCAAAAGATGGGTCAACACGGATTCGCTCGAAGCACtgtttggaaatgggacagtGTCGTGATGGACAACGAGACGGGTGTAGCTGTTAGACTTG TTCTTGAGCCTACCCCTAAAATCAAGGAGGTCTTCCCTCACCCATTCCACCTGGCTTATGTCGTTACTCTGACGGCTCATCAACTCTCGACCGATCTCCATGTTACCAACACCGGAAACGATCCACTTACTTACCAAGCTCTTTTGCACACCTACTTTGAGGCAGATGCGGCTACTTGCACC AACTACGCTGAGAGCGTCGAGACTCGG GACGAAGTGCCTGTCAAAGAATATACCGATGCAGTCTACAAGAACGGTGGTGGTAAATATATCGGAAAATGGGCAGGTGGTGGAGTCGAGGTTAAAGCTGTTGGATTCAAGG ATGTAGTGGTCTGGAATCCTCAAGCTGAAGCAGGTAGCAAGATCGCAGATTTGCATGAAGGCGCATG GGACAACTATGTCTGTATCGAA CCGGGCGCGGCATCTTATTGGGAAACCCTCGCCCCGGGAGCAAGTTGGATCGGAGGCCAAACTCTCAGCGCCTTGTAA
- a CDS encoding Helicase associated domain (HA2): MSGSESIERTIFSLDTELPADSVEFCPREGLYDILVCGTYNLVKNDEGEKEAGHESKKPQERNGRKEIQRIETAAILDMKWSYNQEATNPMLAFAESVGRIQFHELNSQEKTLLNVQSIQVADPSVLCLSIDWNNRLTPRESVKVTDCTGALVVSRSDGVVSALRPRESQFEVDTAWHAHDYEPWVASWNYWSPTLVYSGGDDCKLKGWDTRTSCEAPIFVNKRFEAGVTCVQTHPFIENLMAVGSYDNTVRIFDSRKMTTSLVEVGVGGGAWRVKWHPSDTRKNELLVACMYDGFKVIKTPINESGQVDATFSSAVSSRFDAHTSIAYGVDWHHGSPTPGGQFNIDPSHTPLDAVNQMDRAPPTHRGDSSRGRPRGLGGFGRGGGGGRAPPRGKGRGAPPVDKKLLSLPALDGPLRDEAYIKQTEINAILPPVKDRWLENPKSTVSNYFSLNFGKQPTYEAREGALEGRRITRCTVLVDSKHMITGTGDAPIRKEAEKLAALSGMLQLHRLGLLEKSKQQVNVTSAGTSANGPKLRDGSAVTYEIARQFMDFYCKEFHYDPPEITFDKSEQGSRTAWDATMTVGGRRIGLGYASTKKEAKNNCYIDVTVYLDQCDEKLWPKFKQQMAHHGPEGEPSMAAKVHFIMSDDLDDEIRDLCKDIKDSNLYANRPVTQPTPESGKSEDQSSNRDGIYRPPRPGQDGPTERYHESKSARLREARETYENDPKMAHMRETRRSLPVYTRAEDLLATIEQNDVTICMAATGSGKTTQVPQLILDQMIERGKGSRCNIVCTQPRRIAAISVAERIAKERGESLGQSIGYQVRFEAKFPQEHGNITFCTTGIFLKRMQSALLEQSQGKRHGTGHGLDDVTHILVDEVHERDVDTDLLLVVLKRLLADRRARQKPLKIVLMSATIDPTLFQTYFASDDGTPAPVAEVPGRSFPVSKYYMDDIIQQLSTIQVGNSAWVWREKSVVEYAEGEIGPHALAPVTGNPSYLPGVHTDMSQVLQKDFDIPYPLVALTIAHVIKKSDDGHVLVFLPGWDEMMSLQKILDDRHQALLGVDLFNRDKFSLHLLHSTVPVAEQQAVFDPPRPGVRRIILATNIAETSITIPDVVYVVDTARIKEKRYDPARHMSSLVSAWVGSSNLNQRAGRAGRHRSGEYYGIISKARLATLEPYQLVEMKRTDLTNVVMHVKAINFPGMEVEQVLAETIEPPEAERVASAMRSLMMVGALDSQKNLTSLGRVLLQLPVEVAVGRLVLYGSFFKCLDQALTLAAILTNRDPFMAPIALKQEANAAKERWSSNDFRSDALATLNAYNTWWAMQDRGEYVTANRFCSENFLSKPSLLNIQRIKGHLLQSLYYAGVLDISAGGTSSNHRVARDMVVPPELNEHGDSKPLLAALIAIACQPNFAIRHKEKMYRTREDKTAFIHPGSVNHRRRQAVDQHKDLVEMGERELFAFAEKTRNTAQGGQLFLRNCTRLDPMTYMLFGAYDLVVTPRGLECDNWLPITGNIDALDDVRRLKSMMEACMLRVFDGICGRMNSRDKDYRSRFRLKDERVSGTDEEVGAQGTPLSQKEVKELNYLTGDIVRILNRYSEERLSRQDSRWNSRPGTPSGYSTPPYFGPGTIRMSASGASTPNPGFGGYRLGPRSAYFDSRPSTRPSSPLWR; encoded by the exons ATGTCTGGCTCCGAATCGATTGAGAGAACCATATTTTCTCTCGATACTGAGCTACCAGCTGACTCTGTCGAATTCTGTCCTCGTGAAGGACTTTATGATATCCTCGTTTGTGGGACGTACAACTTGGTCAAGAATGATGAAGGTGAAAAGGAGGCCGGTCATGAGAGCAAGAAACCTCAAGAAAGAAACGGCAG GAAAGAGATACAACGCATTGAGACTGCTGCAATTCTTGATATGAAGTG GTCGTATAACCAGGAAGCTACCAACCCGATGCTCGCGTTTGCCGAATCTGTTGGCCGTATCCAATTCCATGAGTTGAATAGCCAAGAG AAAACACTTTTAAACGTGCAATCAATCCAAGTCGCCGATCCTAGTGTTCTTTGCTTATCGATCGATTGGAATAATCGTCTTACCCCCCGAGAGTCTGTCAAAGTTACTGATTG CACCGGGGCTCTTGTTGTTTCGAGATCGGATGGGGTAGTATCAGCGTTGCGACCTCGCGAAAGCCAATTTGAAGTTGATACGGCTTGGCATGCGCATGATTACGAACCATGGGTTGCATCTTGGAACTATTGGTCGCCCACGCTGGTATATTCTG GTGGAGATGACTGTAAATTGAAGGGATGGGACACCCGCACTTCGTGTGAAGCACCGATCTTTGTCAATAAACG GTTTGAAGCTGGAGTAACGTGCGTTCAAACACATCCGTTTATCGAGAATCTAATGGCCGTAGGAAG CTACGATAATACAGTCAGGATATTCGATAGCCGAAAAATGACCACCTCTTTGGTTGAAGTTGGAGTCGGAGGTGGTGCTTGGCGAGTCAAATGGCACCCATCAGATACTCGTAAAAACGAGTTGTTAGTTGCATGCATGTATGACGGTTTCAAGGTTATCAAGACACCGATCAATGAAAGCGGCCAGGTTGATGCAACTTTTTCATCCGCTGTCTCGAGCCGATTCGACGCCCACACATCTATAGCCTACGGAGTAGATTGGCATCACGG CTCTCCTACGCCTGGGGGACAGTTCAACATCGACCCTTCTCACACTCCACTGGACGCGGTTAATCAAATGGATCGCGCTCCGCCTACACACAGAGGTGATTCTTCGAGAGGAAGACCTCGTGGGCTTGGAGGCTTTGGACgtggtggtggaggcggaCGCGCTCCTCCGAGAGGCAAGGGCCGTGGTGCCCCACCGGTGGACAAAAAATTGCTCTCACTACCGGCATTGGATGGCCCTCTTCGTGACGAAGCTTACATTAAGCAAACTGAGATTAACGCTATCCTTCCCCCGGTAAAGGATCGTTGGCTGGAGAATCCGAAATCCACAGTTAGCAATTATTTTTCTCTGAATTTCGGAAAGCAGCCTACGTACGAGGCAAGAGAGGGTGCGCTCGAAGGAAGGAGAATCACCAG ATGTACAGTATTGGTTGATAGCAAACACATGATAACCGGGACTGGCGATGCACCCATAAGGAAGGAGGCTGAGAAACTAGCCGCGTTGTCTGGAATGCTCCAACTGCATCGGCTGGGTCTG CTAGAGAAATCTAAACAACAGGTTAATGTGACATCAGCGGGTACAAGCGCCAATGGTCCCAAGTTGCGCGACGGTTCAGCTGTTACCTATGAAATTGCTCGCCAGTTCATGGATTTCTACTGCAAAGAGTTCCACTACGACCCTCCAGAGATTACCTTTGATAAGTCCGAGCAAGGATCGCGTACGGCTTGGGATGCTACGATGACTGTTGGCGGACGACGTATTGGCTTGGGTTATGCATCGACCAAAAAAGAAGCGAAAAACAACTGCTACATCGACGTCACCGTGTATTTGGACCAGTGCGATGAAAAACTATGGCCAAAATTCAAGCAGCAAATGGCTCATCACGGCCCTGAAGGCGAACCAAGCATGGCGGCGAAGGTACACTTCATCATGTCAGACGACCTCGATGACGAAATTCGCGATCTATGTAAAGATATCAAGGATAGCAATCTTTACGCTAATCGCCCAGTAACGCAGCCTACGCCGGAGTCCGGCAAATCAGAAGATCAGTCCTCTAATCGAGACGGGATTTACCGTCCACCTAGACCAGGACAGGATGGTCCCACGGAACGGTATCACGAATCCAAGTCGGCTCGACTACGTGAAGCCCGTGAAACGTACGAAAATGACCCCAAGATGGCACATATGCGCGAAACACGTCGGTCTCTTCCAGTCTACACACGCGCCGAAGATCTGCTGGCTACAATCGAACAAAACGACGTCACAATCTGTATGGCGGCCACAGGGTCTGGGAAAACTACTCAGGTTCCTCAGTTAATCCTTGATCAGATGATTGAGCGCGGAAAGGGTAGTCGATGCAACATTGTGTGTACTCAACCGAGGCGTATTGCGGCAATCAGCGTCGCAGAGCGTATTGCCAAAGAACGAGGCGAATCCCTTGGACAATCGATTGGTTATCAAGTTCGATTCGAGGCCAAATTTCCTCAAGAGCACGGAAACATCACATTCTGTACCACTGGCATTTTCCTCAAGCGCATGCAGTCAGCGTTGCTCGAACAGTCTCAAGGGAAGCGCCATGGAACGGGTCACGGCCTTGATGATgtgacgcatatacttgtCGATGAAGTACATGAACGCGATGTTGACACCGATCTACTTCTAGTTGTGCTGAAACGACTGCTGGCTGATCGACGTGCCCGCCAGAAACCACTCAAAATTGTTCTTATGAGCGCCACTATCGACCCCACCTTATTCCAGACTTACTTCGCTTCAGACGACGGCACCCCAGCTCCGGTTGCCGAAGTACCCGGACGATCATTCCCTGTTTCTAAATACTATATGGATGATATTATCCAACAGTTGTCTACAATACAGGTCGGTAATTCCGCATGGGTGTGGAGGGAGAAGTCTGTTGTTGAGTATGCCGAAGGCGAGATTGGCCCACACGCACTAGCACCTGTCACCGGCAATCCCAGCTACCTCCCAGGAGTACATACCGATATGTCTCAGGTGCTCCAAAAGGATTTCGACATTCCTTATCCTCTTGTCGCACTAACTATCGCCCACGTTATCAAAAAATCGGATGATGGGCACGTATTAGTCTTCTTGCCTGGATGGGACGAGATGATGTCCCTCCAGAAGATCCTCGACGACCGGCATCAAGCCCTACTTGGAGTTGACTTGTTCAACCGTGACAAATTCTCCCTCCACCTGCTCCACTCAACTGTTCCCGTTGCTGAACAGCAGGCCGTTTTCGATCCTCCAAGGCCCGGCGTGCGACGAATTATCTTGGCTACGAACATTGCTGAAACATCTATCACCATCCCAGACGTTGTATATGTCGTTGATACAGCCCGCATCAAGGAAAAAAGATATGATCCTGCACGACATATGTCTTCTCTTGTTTCTGCTTGGGTTGGTTCGTCTAATCTAAATCAGCGAGCAGGGCGAGCAGGACGGCATAGGTCCGGGGAATACTACGGCATTATCTCTAAAGCTCGGTTGGCAACCCTGGAGCCTTATCAATTAGTCGAAATGAAGCGCACCGACTTGACCAATGTGGTCATGCACGTCAAGGCCATTAATTTCCCCGGCATGGAAGTTGAACAAGTTTTAGCAGAAACCATCGAACCACCTGAAGCAGAACGAGTAGCTTCTGCAATGCGCTCGCTTATGATGGTTGGGGCGCTGGACAGCCAAAAGAATCTCACCTCTCTGGGACGAGTTTTGTTGCAGCTTCCCGTCGAAGTAGCTGTCGGCCGCCTTGTGCTTTACGGTAGCTTTTTCAAGTGCCTTGACCAGGCGCTAACCCTCGCGGCGATCCTTACTAACCGGGATCCATTCATGGCACCCATAGCCCTGAAACAAGAGGCGAATGCGGCCAAGGAGCGTTGGTCTTCGAACGATTTTAGGTCAGACGCACTTGCTACACTGAACGCATATAATACTTGGTGGGCTATGCAAGATCGGGGTGAATACGTCACTGCCAACCGTTTCTGTTCGGAGAATTTCTTGAGCAAGCCGAGCTTATTGAATATCCAGCGCATCAAGGGCCATCTATTACAGAGTCTCTACTATGCAGGCGTTCTGGACATCTCCGCTGGGGGCACTTCATCCAACCACCGCGTAGCGCGGGATATGGTTGTTCCTCCCGAACTCAACGAGCATGGGGATTCCAAGCCATTGTTGGCTGCTTTGATCGCCATTGCATGCCAGCCCAATTTCGCTATTCGCCATAAGGAAAAGATGTATCGAACTAGAGAGGATAAG ACAGCCTTCATTCATCCAGGTAGCGTCAATCACCGCAGGAGACAGGCAGTAGACCAGCATAAAGACTTAGTAGAAATGGGGGAGCGCGAGCTATTTGCATTTGCCGAAAAGACTCGAAACACAgcccaaggaggccaactgtTCCTGCGAAATTGCACAAGACTCGATCCGATGACCTACATGTTATTTGGCGCATACGACCTTGTTGTCACACCTCGAGGACTAGAATGCGACAATTGGTTGCCTATTACAGGTAACATCGATGCCTTGGACGATGTTCGGCGATTAAAGTCCATGATGGAGGCGTGTATGCTGCGCGTTTTCGACGGGATTTGTGGCAGGATGAATTCTCGAGACAAAGATTACCGGTCTCGTTTCCGGCTGAAGGATGAGCGAGTTTCTGGAACGGACGAGGAAGTTGGCGCGCAAGGCACTCCACTATCGCAGAAAGAAGTCAAGGAGCTCAATTATCTTACGGGAGATATTGTTCGCATTCTGAATCGATACAGCGAGGAACGTTTGTCAAGGCAAGACTCGCGTTGGAATTCAAGACCAGGAACTCCGAGTGGGTACAGTACCCCCCCTTACTTCGGACCTGGTACTATACGCATGTCTGCAAGTGGGGCCTCGACACCAAACCCTGGGTTTGGCGGGTACAGATTGGGCCCTCGTTCTGCATATTTCGATAGCCGGCCATCCACCCGTCCATCTAGCCCTCTCTGGCGATAA
- a CDS encoding AP-2 complex subunit alpha: MATNMRGLTQFIADIRASRVRELEEKRINKEMAHIRKKFKGEAIDGGLDGYQKKKYLSKIIFTYILGYKVDIGHMEAVNLISSPKYSEKQIGYLAVTLLMHENSDFLRLVVNSIRKDLDENNEINNCLALHAIANVGGKEMAEALAPDVHRLLISPTSRSFVKKKAALTLLRLYRKHPEVFPAEEWALRIISIMDDDDLGVVVSVTSLVTALAQDHLDAYKVSCQKAIDRLHKIVIDKDYSPEYIYYKVPTPWLQVKLLRLLQYYPPITDPAMRATIDRVLQAILSHNPSDSAKNVQHNNAINAVLFEAISLAIHHDTQSPLVATAAGLLAKFIVSRETNVRYLGLDTMAHLAARAYSLEPLKKHQTTIILSLRDKDISVRRRALDLLYSMCDTDNAALVVGELLKYLKVADYGLREEMVVKIAILTEKYAPSYTWYVDTILQLISAAGDHVGDEVWYRVIQITTNTEDLQEYAAKAVYEYVRMPSCHESLVKVGGYILGEYGHLIANEPGCSPIEQLQALQSKSHFTSPATRALLLSTYVKWANVFPEIKQELLGIFDRYRHVLDSELQQRACEYYVIVSRPDDDVLLQNTQPETWGYRGQAHLGYWRQGVNAEREAARKNTLSAGGDQTNTNNAVSDVMSSLAGLDLSSTDVIKPEVKPTPKLTTSPDIERWYEKLTRAPEGVLYEDVHFKLASNQNTMAILDAWLFTLAINFQDALSVSFAKIPPTTVNPKTQSQQLLHVECKSMFTNPPILNVSYMAGSLQSINLRLPIVLTKFYEGVKLAQAEFFERWKLVGGPPREAQSIFPVHVNSDGSLETERQKKIVSGVGLKILDDIDPNPVNIVAAGVLHMSTAGKVGCLLRLEPNAAAKLCRLTVRSTSEVIAAEMMAMIRAPLDVSGGKTGL, from the exons ATGGCGACGAACATGCGAGGGCTGACGCAG TTTATTGCGGACATCCGAGCATCTCGCGTGAGAGAGCTTGAAGAGAAACGCATAAATAAGGAGATGGCCCATATCCGAAAGAAGTTCAAAGGCGA AGCTATAGACGGAGGGCTTGATGGGTATCAGAAGAAAAA ATATCTTTCGAAGATCATTTTCACGTATATTCTGGGATACAAGGTTGACATTGGACACATGGAGGCTGTGAACTTGATATCCAGCCCCAAGTATAGTGAGAAGCAAATC GGCTACCTTGCAGTCACATTGCTTATGCACGAAAACTCGGACTTCTTACGACTTGTTGTCAACTCGATTCGCAAGGACCTCGATGAGAACAACGAAATAAACAACTGTTTGGCACTTCATGCCATAGCTAATGTCGGCGGGAAAGAAATGGCCGAGGCATTGGCACCCGACGTCCATCGTTTACTCATATCTCC TACTTCACGAAGCTTTGTTAAGAAGAAAGCGGCCCTCACACTCTTGCGACTCTATCGAAAACACCCTGAAGTCTTCCCTGCTGAGGAATGGGCATTGCGTATTATATCTATCATGGACGACGATGATTTA GGAGTTGTTGTATCTGTCACCAGTttagttacggccttggcTCAAGACCATCTTGATGCTTACAAGGTCTCCTGCCAAAAGGCTATCGACCGACTGCATAAGATTGTTATTGATAAGGATTATTCACCGGAGTACATATATTATAAAGTGCCCACACCTTGGCTACAGGTTAAGCTGCTGCGGCTTTTGCAGTATTATCCGCCTATAA CCGATCCCGCAATGCGCGCTACTATTGACAGGGTGTTACAGGCAATTCTCTCTCATAATCCAAGTGACTCAGCAAAGAATGTGCAGCACAACAACGCTATCAACGCAGTTCTCTTTGAAGCCATCAGTCTTGCTATTCATCACGATACTCAATCACCACTTGTTGCTACTGCTGCTGGGCTGCTTGCCAAGTTTATCGTTTCTCGAGAAACCAATGTGCGCTACCTTGGGTTGGACACAATGGCCCATCTTGCTGCCAGGGCATATTCGCTGGAGCCTTTAAAAAAACACCAAACCACTATTATCCTGTCATTGCGAGATAAGGATATTAGCGTTCGTCGACGCGCTCTCGATCTTCTCTACAGCATGTGCGACACCGATAACGCAGCGCTCGTCGTCGGAGAGTTATTGAAATACTTAAAGGTCGCTGACTATGGACTTCGCGAGGAAATGGTGGTTAAGATCGCGATTCTCACCGAGAAATATGCACCGTCGTACACTTGGTATGTGGACACGATCCTTCAGCTCATCAGCGCTGCTGGTGATCACGTCGGAGACGAAGTGTGGTACCGTGTGATCCAAATTACCACAAACACTGAAGATTTGCAAGAGTATGCAGCAAAGGCTGTCTATGAATATGTTCGCATGCCTTCATGCCATGAAAGTTTGGTTAAAGTTGGCG GGTACATACTCGGAGAATATGGTCATCTTATTGCCAACGAGCCAGGCTGTAGCCCCATTGAACAGCTACAAGCGTTACAATCTAAATCCCATTTCACTTCGCCTGCCACTCGCGCATTACTATTGTCGACCTACGTCAAATGGGCCAACGTCTTTCCCGAAATCAAACAAGAGCTCTTGGGAATATTCGACCGCTACCGGCACGTTCTAGATTCCGAACTTCAGCAACGAGCATGCGAATACTATGTCATTGTATCACGACCCGACGATGACGTGCTGCTCCAGAAT ACTCAACCAGAAACATGGGGATACAGGGGACAAGCGCACTTGGGTTATTGGCGGCAAGGAGTCAATGCGGAACGCGAGGCGGCTCGTAAGAACACGCTGTCCGCGGGCGGTGATCAGACAAATACCAACAATGCTGTTAGTGATGTGATGAGCTCACTGGCCGGCCTTGATCTCTCAAGCACCGATGTCATCAAACCAGAAGTCAAGCCGACCCCCAAGCTTACGACCAGCCCTGACATCGAGCGGTGGTACGAGAAACTCACGAGAGCTCCCGAAGGTGTTCTCTACGAGGATGTGCACTTCAAATTGGCGTCAAATCAGAATACCATGGCCATCTTGGACGCGTGGCTCTTTACTTTGGCAATAAACTTTCAA GACGCGCTTTCTGTGTCATTCGCCAAGATCCCGCCTACGACTGTCAATCCCAAGACCCAGTCGCAGCAGCTCTTGCATGTCGAGTGCAAGTCGATGTTTACAAATCCCCCAATTCTAAACGTCTCGTACATGGCAGGATCACTGCAGTCAATCAATCTCCGACTACCGATTGTTCTTACTAAGTTTTACGAAGGAGTTAAACTTGCCCAAGCTGAATTCTTCGAACGATGGAAGCTTGTAGGTGGACCACCACGTGAAGCGCAAAGCATCTTCCCAGTGCATGTCAATTCCGATGGATCATTGGAAACCGAGAGACAGAAGAAGATCGTTTCTGGCGTCGGACTAAAGATATTGGATGACATCGACCCGAACCCAGTTAATATTGTTGCAGCCGGTGTTTTGCACATGTCCACGGCCGGAAAGGTGGGATGTTTGCTCAGACTTGAGCCTAACGCAGCCGCCAAG CTATGTCGTCTTACCGTTCGAAGCACTTCTGAAGTGATTGCGGCTGAAATGATGGCGATGATACGCGCACCACTGGATGTAAGTGGCGGAAAAACTGGCCTTTGA